CCTGGGCGACCAGATCATGTCCTGGACGGAGATGCAGGCGTGCCTGCACCGCCTGCACGGCTACGGGTACCTTTTCGCGCTGGAGCCTTACGACGTCATCGCCTATCAACCCGACCCCTGGAAGCGGGTCCCGGTGGTCGCCCGGCCGCGGGGAACGTGATGAGGACCTGGCCCTTCGTCTCCGTCGTCGTGCCGGTCCTCAACGAGGCGGAGCACGTGGACGCCTGCCTGAAGGCCCTGCTGGCCCAGACCTATCCTCCCGCGTCCCGGGAGATCATCGTGGTGGACAACGGGTCCACGGATGACACCCCGGCCCGTGCCGCCCGCTACCCCGTCACGGTGTCGAGCGCCCTCGTCCGCGGGCCGGCCCGGGCCCGCAACACCGGGATCCGCCAGGCGAGAGGCGACTTCATCGTCTTCCTGGACGGCGACTGCGTCCCGGGACCCCACTGGCTGACGGCACTGCTGGAGGCGTGGGACGACCCGGCGGTCGGGTTCTTCGTCGGCGAGATCGAGGGCGCCCCGTCACCCCGCCTCGTCAGCCGCTTCACGGAATACCGTCGGGTCATTTCCCAGGCGGACTTGCTCTCCCAGGTGATCCCGACGGCGGCCACCGGCAACCTGGCCGTGAGCCGGGCCGCCCTGGAGCGGGTGGGGGTCTTCGACGAGTCCTTCCGCTGGGGGGAGGACGCCGACCTGACCTGGCGGGTCCAGACCGTGGGAGGGCTGGATTTCCGCTACAACCCGCGGGCGGTGGTCGTGCACCCGGGCCCGGACGGCCTTCGCCAACTGGCCGCCCGCAGTTTCCACGAAGGGCTGGGGGTGGCCGCCTTCCGCCGCAAACACGCCCGGGATTTCCACCCGCGCTTCCTGTCCGCGGCGCGATACCGCTGGGCCTGCTGGCGCACCGCGGCGGGGTTGCTGCGCTACCCCTGGATGGTGCGGGCCCACCGCACCCGCGGTCTGCCCTGGCCGAAAGCGCTGGCCTACCCTTTCCTCGACAAGCTGCGCACGGTGAGCCTGCTCGCCGGGATCAGCCGCGGCCTGTCGGGCGGGGAAGCCGGCGGAAACGGCCCGGCGCCCGTCCGGGTCCCGGCCGGTGCGGCGGGGGAGCCCGCCGGGCCGGGGCACGGGCTGCGGATGGACATCGAGCAGGAGCCGTTGCTGCGGGACGGCCCGGCCGGGCTGACCGCCCGGGTCCGGGGGGACCTGCGGGAGATCAGCCGGGCGCTGCTGCGGGTGCTGCCCCGGGCGACCGTGTTGCTCACCGGCAGCCTGTCGGTCAACGAGGGGCGGTGGGAGACGGTGGACGGGGAAGCCGTCTGCCGGAGCGACTACGACCTGGTGGTGATCGCGCCGGACTGGCGCCTGCTCCGCCCCGCAAGGCTCTGGGCCCTCCTGGGGCCGCGTCTGCGGGCACTGGGCCTGGCCGCCACGCTGGACATCGGCCTGGTCTGGGCCCCCGTCTTCCGGCGGGGCTGGTCGACCACCGGCGGGCGGATCGTCGCCGGGGACCCGGCGGCGTCCGTCTGCCTGGAGGCGTTGACCGCGCCGCGGGCGTCCGGGGCCCTCTGGCGGAGTTTCAAGCACCTGGCGGAAGCGCTGCTCTATCCCGCGGCCTTTTCCGCCCTGCTGGGAAAGGCGCTCCTGGAGGCCGCCCAGGCCCGGCTCCTGCACGCCTGCCGCGGCAGGCCGCGCCCCGAATGGGTGGACCTGCTCCGCACCGACCGGGTCCGGGACCGCATCCAGCCCTACGCCCCGGAACTGGGACCGGACGCGCTCGCCCTCATCGGCCGGGCGGCGGACCTGGCGGCGGGCCGGCCCGCCGTTCCCCTCGGCGCTGCGGACACCCGGCCGGCGCAGGGCGTCCTCCGCCAGGTCCGCAAGGCCCTGCCGCCGCCGGGGGGACTGCGCCACCGGCTGGTGGAGGTCAGCCGAACGCTCCATCGCCGCCGGTTTCGCTCGTCGAAACGACCTCCCCTGTCCGTGCTGCTGGACCAGATGGACGCCCTGGCCACCGCCTGGCTCGCCGGCGAGCCCGATCCGCCGGACCGCTTGTCCGCGCCGGAAACGCGGTCCCGGCCGAACGGCCCCGCCCCGGCGGCGGACGACCCCCGGGCCGCCCGCTACCGCCGGGTCTTCCTGGCCTTGCAGGAACAGGGGGATTTCTTCCCGCACAAGTTCATCCTGCCGGCTGCGCCCCAGGGCCCCGGCACGGCGGGGCGGCCATGAGCGGGGGCACGTCGGCCCGCCAACGGGTGAGCGTGGTGATTCCCTGCCTGAACGGGGCCTCGACCCTGGCCGGCCTGGTCGATGCCCTGCGGGCGCAGCGGCTGCCGCCCGGCACGGAGCTGGAGATCCTGGTGGTGGACAACGGCAGCACCGACGGGTCCCGGGAGCTGGCGGCCAGGCTGCCGGTGCGCCGCCTGGAGGAGCCGCGGCAGGGGCCGGCGGCGGCGCGGAACACCGGCCTGCGCGCCTCCCGCGGGGACGTGATCATCTTCCTGGACGTCGATACCCGGCCGGCCGGGCCGGATTTCGTCCGGGAGCACCTGGCCGTGCTGCTCTCCGACCCCGCCGTCGGCATCAGCGGCGGGGCCATCTCGCCCGACCCCGCCCAGCGAAGCCTGACGGCGTTTGCCGAGAACGCCACGGCCCTCTTCAACTGGCACGAGGGGTTGCCGCCCCGGCGGTCCACCTTCCAGCCGTCCGGCAACATGGCCCTGCCCCGCCGGGTCGCGGACCGGGTCGGGCCGATGAACGAGGAGCTTCACTGGCTCGAGGATTTCGACTGGTGCCGGCAGGTGCTGCGGGCGGGTTACGAAATACGCTTCAACCCCCGGGCGGGCGTTTACATCCGCGGCCGCGAGTCCCTGTTCGCCGCGCTGGTCAAGTTCTATCACTGGGGCCTGCACGTCCGGAGGGTGTACCTGCCCGGGCGGACGGAGCAGCTCTGGCTTTTCCCCGATCACCCGCTCCTGTTCATGCTCAACGGCCCCTGGCGCCTGGTGAACGAGACCTGGGTGACGCTCAAGCGATGGTTCCCCTGCCGGCCCGGCCGGATCCTGCTGGCCCTCCCCCTTGTCATCCTGTTCCGCGCCGCCTGGGCCTGGGGGGTGATGCGGGGCGGCCGGGCCTACCTTCGCCGCCGGAAGGCGGCCGGGCTTTCCCGGAAGGTCGTGTCCCCATGAAATCCCCCCCGCCGATTCGGGAGACGCTGCGCGGCGTGATGAAACTGCTGGGAAGGCCCGGGTTGCTGCTGCTGACCCTCGAGATCCTCTCCTCGGTCCTCCTGGCCCTCCTGGAATATGTTCTCGCCTGGTTTTTCGTCCTGTTCATGAGCGCCTTGGGGATCACCGCCCCGGGCAGGCTGCCGGGCTGGCTGCCGTTTTCCGACGCGACCATCACCAGCCCCTGGATATGGCTGGGCCTGCTGGGGGTGGCCATCTTGCAGGCGCTGGCCCGGGTCGGGTCCTTCCAGTCCAAGATCCTGCTCACCGGGCGGGTGAACGTCCGCCTGAAGATGGCGCTGACCCACCTCCTCCTGTGGCGGAAAGCGAACCACCCCCTGCCGGCCAGCACCATCGATTTCTACTACGCGGAGTGTTTCGACAAGGCCGGCCAGTTCACCTTCCACTTCGTCCAGACCCTGTCGTTCCTGATCCAGGTGGTCCTGATCGCCGCCGGGATGACCCTCCTGGCGTGGGGCCCCTCCCTGGTGGGGCTGGTCTTCATGGGGCTCCTGGGGCTCATGGTCCTGGGTTTCAACCGGTCCGCCCAGCGGGCCTCCCTGAAGATGACGGAGGCGGTGGCGCGGATGTACCAGGCGAAGACGCGGGTCGTGCGGAACTGGTTTCTCATCCACGTGCTGCGCATCCAGGAGCAGGAATCCCGGCTCATGCTGGAGCCGGTCTTCGCCGGGTACCGGCACAACGCCGTCGCGTTCCTGATGGCCAACCTCAGCCTGGTGGTGATGCCCGTCCTGGGGGTCCTGGTGCTGGCGGCCATCGTGGCGTCCAACCTGTGTGTCTTCCATGTCGCCACGGGCTCGTTCGCGGCCTTCCTCTTCATGTACATGCGGCTGCAGCAGAAGATGTCCAACGGGGCCAACCTGGTCGGCGAGCTTTTCGCGTCGCGGGAGTACTTCCGGCGCGCCCTGGCCCTGGTGGACTCCCTCTCGCCGGCGGAACTGCGGCAGGCGTTCCGCCCGGAGAGCGGCTTTCACTTCTGGCGGGCCCACCTGCAGTGGCGCCCTTTTCAGCCCCCGCCGGCGGCGGCCCCGGAGCCGGACGCCGCCCCGCCGGCCCTCGAGGCGGACCACCTGGCCTTCCGCTGGCCGGATGCCGCCGAGCCGGTCTTCCACGACCTCTCCTTCACCATCCCGGCCGGTGCCCACTGCGGCATCGTCGGTTCCAACGGCAGCGGGAAGAGCACCCTGCTGGGCTGCCTGCTGGGCATCTACGCCCCCTCGGCGGGGTCGAGCCGCATCGACGGCCGGCCGGCGGCGGCGTTCCTGGAGGAGCGGTCCCAAACACTGGCCTACGTGGGGCCCGAGCCCTTCCTGATCGAGGGCTCGCTGCGGGAGAATCTCGAGTACGGCCGGACGCGGACCGGCGCCGAGGAGGACCTCTGGCGGGCGCTGGCCGCGGTGCAGCTCGACGGCTTTGTCCGCGGGCTGCCGCAGGGCCTCGAGACCCGGATCGGGGAAAGCGGCGACGGCCTCTCGTCGGGCGAGCGGCAGCGCTTGACCATCGCCCGGGCCCTGCTGCGCCGCCCGCGGCTGCTCGTCATGGACGAGCCGTCGGCCAACGTGGACGAGTGGAGCGAGAAGGCCCTGGTGGAGGCCCTGCGATCCCTCAAGGGCCGGTGCACCGTGGTGGTGGTGTCGCACCGGCCAGGCATCCTGGCGGCGGTGGACCGGACCCTGGACATGGACCGGGGCCTCCTGCGGGATACCCCTTTCCCGCCTTCCCGGGAAGAAAACGGCGAGGTGCGCGCATGAGCGGCGCAAACTCCAGGGGGGTCCTGTTCGTCACCATGAAACCGCCCAGCGGCTACACGGAAGCGTCGTTCCGTTACATCCGCCTGCTGGTCCGGTCGAACGTCCCCGTCACGTGGACGGCCATGGGGCGGGGGCCGAGGCCGGGCCGGTCGGAAGAGGGGGAGATCCGGTCCCTGAAAACCGGCGACGACATCCTGGACGGCCGCTACCGCGCCCCGCTGCCCTACGACCGGGTCGTGGTCCACACCGTGCCGGAGAATTTCGCCTACTGGTCGATCCGGGAGCCCGACCGGCGGCGGTTCGGCTACACGGCCTGGGAAACCGACCGGCTGCCCCACCACTGGCCGCCCCACCTGCGCCGGATGCACCGCTTGATGGTGCCGAGCCGGTTCAACCGGGACAGCTTCGAGCGCGACGACGTCCGGAGGCCGGTGCACGTGGTGCCCCACCCGCTGCCGGAGGACCGCCCGCAGGCGGGGCCGCTCCCCTGCCGGGTCCCGGACGGCCATTTCGTCTTCTACACCATCCAGTCCTGGACGGCCCGCAAGGACCTGGCCTTCACCCTGCGGGCGTACCTGGACGCTTTCACCCGGCGGGACCCGGTCACGCTGATCATCAAGACGGACCGTCGGGACCTGTCCCACACGGGCGGGAACGGATTTTTCCACCCCGGTGTCCGGGCCCGGGTGCGGAAGGTCCTGCGGGACTATGCCCAACCCGCCCGGGTCTGCCTGCTGACCGGCTACCTGGACCCGCGGACCCTCCTGCGGCTGCACGGGCGGGGCGACTGTTACCTTCAACTGGCCCACGGCGAGGGGTGGGGGCTGGGGGCCTACGATGCCGCGGCCTACGGCCGGCCGGTCATCGCCACGGATTTCGGCGGCCCGCTGGATTACCTGGCGCCGGAGACGGCCTGGCTGGTCAAGTCGATACGGGTCCCGGTGGACGACCCGTCCGGCTTCCCGTCCTTCGCCCCGGAACAGTGGTGGGCCCAGCCGGACCGGGGCGAGGCCTCCCGGCTGATGCGCGAGGCGGCGGGCGACCCCGCCCGGGCGCGCGAGCGGGGAGAGGCGGGACAAGAGTACGTGACCCGGCGGTTCAGCGAGGCCGCCGTGCGGGAAGCCATGCTGACAGCGCTGGAGTGGTGACATGAGCGAGAGAATTCCCCGGATCTTCCATTTCGTGTTCGGGTTGCGCCCCCAGGACCGCCCGTTCCCGCCGATGTACTGGCTCGGCCTGGAGTCCTGCCGCCATGTGAACCGGCCGCAGCGCATCCTGCTGCATTACCAGCATGAACCGTACGGCCCGTACTGGGACCTGATCCGCCCCCACCTGGAACTGCACCCGGTCGAACCGGTCCGGCTGGTAACCGATTTCGTCTACTCGGATCCCCACGTCGCCCGTTACCGCTACGCCCACAGCGCCGACTTCGTCCGTCTCGACGCGCTCGTCGCCCACGGCGGCGTCTATGCCGACATGGACACCCTGTTCGTGCGCCCGCTGCCCGAGGCGCTCTACCAAAAACCCTTCGTCATCGGGCGGGAGCAGGACGTGGCGGACGGGCCCGGGCAGGCGCCCCGGCCCTCGCTGTGCAACGCCCTGCTCATGGCCGAACCGGGCGCCGCCTTCGCCCGGCACTGGCGGGAAGCCATGGAGACGGTCTTCGACGGGACCTGGAGCCGTCACTCCACCGGCCTTCCCTGGCAGCTCAGCCAGATCCACCCGTCAATGGTGCACCTGGAGCCGGAGCAGACCTTCTTCCCCTACATGTGGACCCGCGAAGACCTGCACCGGCTGCTGGAGGCCGCGGAAGAGGCGCCCGACGGGGCCTGCAGCATCCACCTCTGGGCGCACCTGTGGGAATCCCGCGGCCGGCGGGATTTTTCCGACTTCCACGCCGGGCTGATCTCCGAAAGCCGCATCCGGCGCCTCGATTCCACGTACAACCGGATCGCCCGCCGTTTCCTGCCGCCGCCCTCGCGCGCCCGCGCCCTGCGCTACACCCTGCTGGACCTCGTCGCGCGCGTGAAACGCCGGGCCAGGCGGCTGCGGGAGATTCGTCTTCGCCGCCGCGACCCGGGGCCGGGGTCGACCCCGTGAAGCCCCGCCTTCTCTTCGTGTCGCCGGTGGTGCCGGCCCCGGGCGGGAACGGCCGGGCCATGCGGGCCTTCGCCATGCTCCGGGCGCTGGCCGAACAATACGAGGTCTGCCTCCTGGTGGTCGATGCCATGCTCTCCCACACGCCGGCTTTCCCGGAATTGCAGGGGTGGTGCCGGGCCATCCGTCATCTTCCCCGGGATGCGGGGCTGGATGCCGCCGCCCGCCGCCGGCGACAGTGGTCCTGGCGCCTCCCGGGGCTGTACAGCCTGCTGACGGGCCACC
This Acidobacteriota bacterium DNA region includes the following protein-coding sequences:
- a CDS encoding glycosyltransferase, with translation MRTWPFVSVVVPVLNEAEHVDACLKALLAQTYPPASREIIVVDNGSTDDTPARAARYPVTVSSALVRGPARARNTGIRQARGDFIVFLDGDCVPGPHWLTALLEAWDDPAVGFFVGEIEGAPSPRLVSRFTEYRRVISQADLLSQVIPTAATGNLAVSRAALERVGVFDESFRWGEDADLTWRVQTVGGLDFRYNPRAVVVHPGPDGLRQLAARSFHEGLGVAAFRRKHARDFHPRFLSAARYRWACWRTAAGLLRYPWMVRAHRTRGLPWPKALAYPFLDKLRTVSLLAGISRGLSGGEAGGNGPAPVRVPAGAAGEPAGPGHGLRMDIEQEPLLRDGPAGLTARVRGDLREISRALLRVLPRATVLLTGSLSVNEGRWETVDGEAVCRSDYDLVVIAPDWRLLRPARLWALLGPRLRALGLAATLDIGLVWAPVFRRGWSTTGGRIVAGDPAASVCLEALTAPRASGALWRSFKHLAEALLYPAAFSALLGKALLEAAQARLLHACRGRPRPEWVDLLRTDRVRDRIQPYAPELGPDALALIGRAADLAAGRPAVPLGAADTRPAQGVLRQVRKALPPPGGLRHRLVEVSRTLHRRRFRSSKRPPLSVLLDQMDALATAWLAGEPDPPDRLSAPETRSRPNGPAPAADDPRAARYRRVFLALQEQGDFFPHKFILPAAPQGPGTAGRP
- a CDS encoding glycosyltransferase, with the protein product MSGGTSARQRVSVVIPCLNGASTLAGLVDALRAQRLPPGTELEILVVDNGSTDGSRELAARLPVRRLEEPRQGPAAARNTGLRASRGDVIIFLDVDTRPAGPDFVREHLAVLLSDPAVGISGGAISPDPAQRSLTAFAENATALFNWHEGLPPRRSTFQPSGNMALPRRVADRVGPMNEELHWLEDFDWCRQVLRAGYEIRFNPRAGVYIRGRESLFAALVKFYHWGLHVRRVYLPGRTEQLWLFPDHPLLFMLNGPWRLVNETWVTLKRWFPCRPGRILLALPLVILFRAAWAWGVMRGGRAYLRRRKAAGLSRKVVSP
- a CDS encoding ABC transporter ATP-binding protein; the encoded protein is MKSPPPIRETLRGVMKLLGRPGLLLLTLEILSSVLLALLEYVLAWFFVLFMSALGITAPGRLPGWLPFSDATITSPWIWLGLLGVAILQALARVGSFQSKILLTGRVNVRLKMALTHLLLWRKANHPLPASTIDFYYAECFDKAGQFTFHFVQTLSFLIQVVLIAAGMTLLAWGPSLVGLVFMGLLGLMVLGFNRSAQRASLKMTEAVARMYQAKTRVVRNWFLIHVLRIQEQESRLMLEPVFAGYRHNAVAFLMANLSLVVMPVLGVLVLAAIVASNLCVFHVATGSFAAFLFMYMRLQQKMSNGANLVGELFASREYFRRALALVDSLSPAELRQAFRPESGFHFWRAHLQWRPFQPPPAAAPEPDAAPPALEADHLAFRWPDAAEPVFHDLSFTIPAGAHCGIVGSNGSGKSTLLGCLLGIYAPSAGSSRIDGRPAAAFLEERSQTLAYVGPEPFLIEGSLRENLEYGRTRTGAEEDLWRALAAVQLDGFVRGLPQGLETRIGESGDGLSSGERQRLTIARALLRRPRLLVMDEPSANVDEWSEKALVEALRSLKGRCTVVVVSHRPGILAAVDRTLDMDRGLLRDTPFPPSREENGEVRA
- a CDS encoding glycosyltransferase family 4 protein — protein: MSGANSRGVLFVTMKPPSGYTEASFRYIRLLVRSNVPVTWTAMGRGPRPGRSEEGEIRSLKTGDDILDGRYRAPLPYDRVVVHTVPENFAYWSIREPDRRRFGYTAWETDRLPHHWPPHLRRMHRLMVPSRFNRDSFERDDVRRPVHVVPHPLPEDRPQAGPLPCRVPDGHFVFYTIQSWTARKDLAFTLRAYLDAFTRRDPVTLIIKTDRRDLSHTGGNGFFHPGVRARVRKVLRDYAQPARVCLLTGYLDPRTLLRLHGRGDCYLQLAHGEGWGLGAYDAAAYGRPVIATDFGGPLDYLAPETAWLVKSIRVPVDDPSGFPSFAPEQWWAQPDRGEASRLMREAAGDPARARERGEAGQEYVTRRFSEAAVREAMLTALEW
- a CDS encoding glycosyl transferase, with product MSERIPRIFHFVFGLRPQDRPFPPMYWLGLESCRHVNRPQRILLHYQHEPYGPYWDLIRPHLELHPVEPVRLVTDFVYSDPHVARYRYAHSADFVRLDALVAHGGVYADMDTLFVRPLPEALYQKPFVIGREQDVADGPGQAPRPSLCNALLMAEPGAAFARHWREAMETVFDGTWSRHSTGLPWQLSQIHPSMVHLEPEQTFFPYMWTREDLHRLLEAAEEAPDGACSIHLWAHLWESRGRRDFSDFHAGLISESRIRRLDSTYNRIARRFLPPPSRARALRYTLLDLVARVKRRARRLREIRLRRRDPGPGSTP